The following are from one region of the Flexistipes sp. genome:
- a CDS encoding YicC/YloC family endoribonuclease: MILSMTGFGRNFLANDFCYVKTEIKSVNSKYLDLRFRLPKLFNYLEIELMNIFREKAQRGKIDINVDVQFRKPVKIPKINHNMLNLYLDALREIQMESEVLDDIRIDHLIHYDDILEFNEDKETEEKVGAFIKDSVSQALQELNSMRQQEGENLYNDLKERIERLKESAKKIDNLKNSVFDYWFDKFKKRMEKLDIEAQEDRITQEAGFYAEKADITEEVVRVDSHLNQFMSTLEKEDFCGKKLDFISQELHREFNTIGSKSNSADVVNIVVSAKSEIDKIREQVQNIV; the protein is encoded by the coding sequence ATGATTTTAAGTATGACCGGTTTTGGGAGGAATTTTCTTGCGAACGATTTCTGTTATGTGAAAACCGAAATCAAAAGTGTAAACAGCAAATATCTCGATTTAAGATTCAGATTGCCGAAGTTATTCAACTATCTTGAAATCGAATTGATGAATATTTTCAGGGAAAAGGCACAGCGCGGTAAAATTGATATAAACGTGGATGTGCAGTTCAGAAAACCTGTTAAAATACCGAAAATAAACCACAATATGCTCAACCTTTATCTTGATGCTCTCAGGGAAATACAGATGGAAAGCGAGGTTTTGGATGATATCCGTATAGACCATCTGATTCATTACGATGATATACTGGAATTTAATGAAGACAAAGAGACTGAAGAAAAGGTGGGTGCATTTATAAAGGATTCTGTCAGCCAGGCGCTCCAGGAGCTTAACAGCATGAGGCAGCAAGAAGGGGAGAACCTTTATAATGATTTAAAGGAAAGAATAGAAAGACTTAAGGAATCGGCAAAAAAGATAGATAACTTGAAGAACAGTGTTTTTGATTATTGGTTTGATAAATTTAAAAAACGGATGGAGAAGCTGGATATAGAAGCCCAGGAGGACAGAATTACCCAGGAAGCAGGTTTTTATGCAGAGAAGGCTGATATTACCGAAGAAGTGGTAAGAGTCGATTCACATCTGAATCAATTTATGAGCACACTGGAGAAGGAGGATTTCTGCGGTAAAAAACTTGACTTTATATCACAGGAGCTTCACAGAGAATTCAATACAATTGGTTCGAAAAGTAACTCAGCAGATGTGGTTAATATTGTTGTTTCTGCAAAGAGTGAAATTGATAAGATCAGAGAGCAGGTACAGAATATTGTCTAA
- the gmk gene encoding guanylate kinase, which yields MSNQDIAKSPGKLFVVSAPSGAGKTSLCNRLIKKYPDLKYSISHTTRKPRKNEEDGKDYFFVDENQFNQMIENGDFIEWAVVHENYYGTSADFIKQQLKNGYDVILDIDPQGARILKKKLGYGVYIFIVASSLKELENRLKKRRSESEEKINKRLQNAIKEVRYYKNYDYLILNDNYNKAFYELECIFVAEHLKTSEIENIEDIMQLEV from the coding sequence TTGTCTAACCAAGATATTGCAAAAAGTCCGGGTAAGCTTTTTGTTGTAAGTGCACCGAGCGGCGCCGGGAAAACGAGTCTGTGCAACAGATTGATTAAAAAATACCCTGATTTGAAATATTCTATCTCACATACCACCAGAAAACCGAGGAAAAATGAGGAAGATGGAAAAGATTACTTTTTTGTTGATGAAAATCAGTTCAATCAGATGATAGAGAACGGAGATTTTATCGAGTGGGCTGTTGTTCATGAGAATTATTACGGCACATCGGCCGATTTTATAAAGCAGCAGCTGAAAAACGGTTATGATGTTATCCTGGATATCGACCCTCAGGGAGCAAGGATTCTAAAGAAAAAGCTGGGATACGGAGTATATATTTTTATAGTTGCATCAAGTCTTAAAGAATTGGAAAACAGGCTTAAGAAAAGGCGCAGTGAAAGTGAGGAAAAGATTAATAAAAGATTGCAAAATGCAATAAAGGAAGTAAGATATTATAAAAATTACGATTATTTAATCCTGAATGATAATTATAATAAAGCCTTTTATGAGTTGGAGTGTATATTTGTTGCTGAACATTTAAAGACGTCGGAAATCGAAAATATAGAAGATATTATGCAACTGGAGGTTTAA
- the rpoZ gene encoding DNA-directed RNA polymerase subunit omega: MPLLDIEKGVRKKEIKSRFRLVRLAGLRSRELLNPKEDTLPCQEENYDKYTTKALSEIINGKVAFEPVKKEAEESDE; this comes from the coding sequence ATGCCATTACTTGATATTGAAAAAGGTGTCAGAAAAAAGGAAATTAAAAGCAGATTCAGGCTTGTTCGTCTGGCCGGATTACGTTCTAGGGAACTTCTTAATCCCAAAGAAGATACGCTCCCCTGTCAGGAAGAAAATTACGATAAGTATACCACAAAGGCCCTTTCAGAAATAATAAACGGTAAAGTGGCTTTTGAGCCTGTTAAAAAGGAAGCTGAAGAATCTGATGAGTAA
- the coaBC gene encoding bifunctional phosphopantothenoylcysteine decarboxylase/phosphopantothenate--cysteine ligase CoaBC has protein sequence MSNILIGVTGGIACYKIPSLCRRLLDKGHSVKVIMTEAATKFITPLTFESLTHERVYIDDFREGEEPDNIYHIDLVKWADVFIIAPATANTIAKISYGIADNLLTSSVLAKPDDVPLIVVPSMNTVMYESRQNQNNLAGLYELGYEIVDPVIGNLACKDVGIGKMPEPEDLADLVDSRLKSREEYKNINFLITAGGTKEYIDPVRFISNKSSGKMGLAFCDSVKKRGGSFRLICPSSVEAHYPAVFADTADDMLARVNDFISECDILIMAAAVADYKPKKYFSSKIKKSNGHMCVELEKNPDILQEISGYKRKDQVFVGFAAESDNLQENALKKLKDKKLDMIVANNISRKDIGFDSLYNEVTVFFADGRVEHIGKKRKSEIAEDILNFAVNIFKNKKGFK, from the coding sequence ATGAGTAATATTTTGATTGGTGTAACGGGTGGTATTGCCTGTTACAAGATTCCTTCACTGTGCAGAAGGCTTTTGGATAAAGGGCATAGTGTTAAGGTTATTATGACGGAAGCTGCAACCAAATTTATTACTCCGCTGACTTTTGAATCACTAACGCATGAGAGAGTATATATTGATGATTTCAGGGAAGGGGAAGAGCCTGACAATATTTATCATATTGATCTTGTGAAGTGGGCTGACGTTTTTATAATAGCTCCTGCAACGGCTAATACGATTGCGAAGATTTCTTATGGAATTGCCGATAATCTCCTTACATCTTCGGTTTTGGCAAAACCTGATGATGTGCCTTTGATAGTTGTACCTTCCATGAACACTGTTATGTATGAAAGCCGTCAGAATCAGAACAATCTGGCCGGACTTTATGAATTAGGATATGAAATTGTGGATCCGGTTATTGGGAATTTGGCATGTAAGGATGTGGGAATCGGGAAAATGCCTGAACCGGAAGATTTGGCTGATTTGGTTGATTCAAGATTGAAAAGCCGTGAGGAATATAAAAATATAAACTTTCTTATAACGGCTGGAGGGACAAAAGAGTATATTGATCCTGTTAGGTTCATATCGAACAAATCCAGTGGGAAAATGGGGCTGGCTTTTTGTGACAGCGTAAAGAAAAGAGGGGGCAGTTTTCGTCTTATCTGCCCGTCATCCGTTGAAGCGCATTATCCGGCTGTTTTTGCCGATACAGCTGATGATATGCTTGCAAGGGTTAATGATTTTATTTCCGAATGCGATATTTTGATAATGGCTGCCGCAGTTGCGGATTATAAACCAAAAAAATATTTTTCTTCCAAAATCAAAAAGAGTAATGGACATATGTGTGTTGAACTTGAGAAAAACCCTGATATCCTTCAGGAAATTTCAGGATATAAACGCAAAGATCAAGTCTTTGTGGGATTTGCCGCTGAGAGTGACAATTTACAGGAAAATGCGTTGAAAAAACTGAAAGACAAAAAGCTTGACATGATAGTGGCTAACAATATTTCCAGAAAAGATATCGGATTTGATTCTTTGTACAATGAAGTTACTGTATTTTTTGCTGATGGAAGGGTGGAACATATTGGTAAAAAGAGAAAAAGTGAAATTGCTGAGGATATACTCAATTTTGCTGTAAATATTTTTAAGAATAAAAAAGGTTTTAAATAA